In Methylocystis echinoides, one genomic interval encodes:
- a CDS encoding outer membrane protein assembly factor BamE, translating into MARQALGILSVSASSAAVVRAAAAFALAASLAGCIGYDGVVNRGAVIDTRRAEQVKPGMTAPQVMQALGTPSTTSTIGGDAWYYVSQRVERSLAFMPQKITDQRVMAVYFDKSRKVTRIADYGLEDGKPVDFLSRTTPVAGPDYHLIQSLLSKISL; encoded by the coding sequence ATGGCGAGGCAGGCCTTGGGCATTCTTTCCGTAAGCGCTTCGAGCGCGGCGGTTGTAAGGGCCGCAGCGGCTTTCGCCCTCGCGGCGTCGCTTGCTGGCTGCATCGGCTATGACGGCGTCGTCAATCGTGGCGCGGTGATCGACACGCGCAGAGCCGAGCAGGTGAAGCCCGGCATGACGGCGCCGCAGGTGATGCAGGCGCTCGGCACGCCCTCTACGACCTCCACCATCGGCGGCGACGCCTGGTATTACGTGAGCCAGCGCGTCGAACGCTCTCTCGCCTTCATGCCGCAGAAGATCACCGACCAGCGCGTCATGGCGGTCTATTTCGACAAGTCGCGCAAGGTGACGCGCATCGCCGACTATGGGCTGGAGGACGGCAAGCCCGTCGACTTCCTGTCACGCACGACGCCGGTCGCGGGGCCAGATTATCACCTGATTCAAAGCCTTCTCTCGAAAATCTCGTTGTGA